One Benincasa hispida cultivar B227 unplaced genomic scaffold, ASM972705v1 Contig425, whole genome shotgun sequence DNA window includes the following coding sequences:
- the LOC120069486 gene encoding transcriptional regulator SUPERMAN-like, with protein MERNCLRTVYRTSLTTMNTTIGGGANPANAAVKSQRNKLCRAAEEDFINGISWPPRSYACNFCKREFRSAQALGGHMNVHRRDRALLYSPPADGQFTNLNLNLHHNPNPNIPSHDDVAFVGQKASDLKSPSTTREIAKRNIFETAHWKKGEKFNIGLDIEISTTSTNVLTDSNKDIDLELRLGYST; from the coding sequence ATGGAGAGGAACTGTTTACGCACCGTGTATCGTACAAGTTTAACAACAATGAACACGACGATTGGTGGAGGAGCCAACCCCGCCAACGCAGCCGTGAAAAGCCAGAGGAACAAGCTGTGCCGAGCAGCGGAGGAGGATTTCATAAATGGGATTTCATGGCCTCCAAGAAGTTACGCATGCAACTTCTGCAAGAGGGAATTTAGATCAGCTCAAGCTCTTGGTGGTCATATGAATGTTCATAGGAGAGATAGAGCCTTGCTTTATTCTCCTCCAGCTGATGGTCAGTTCACAAATCTCAACCTTAACCTTCACCATAACCCTAACCCTAATATCCCATCTCACGACGATGTCGCATTCGTCGGTCAAAAAGCTTCGGATTTGAAGTCGCCATCTACGACGCGGGAGATTGCGAAGCGTAATATATTTGAGACAGCTCATTGGAAGAAGGGTGAGAAATTTAATATTGGGTTGGACATTGAAATCAGTACTACTTCCACCAATGTACTTACCGACTCCAATAAGGACATTGATTTGGAGCTTCGATTAGGCTACTCAACTTAG